A region of Piscinibacter gummiphilus DNA encodes the following proteins:
- a CDS encoding hybrid sensor histidine kinase/response regulator translates to MYAARRHLLRRFRPSWPTASLRTYLVLLLLIATVPSAVLMCYQIVANVAAQESRMKEELRRNANSLAQTVEREIASSMDALAILAQSDSLQRGDVVQFEVFLNRSPVLRTSWSSAFLLDVGDRGRVVFNTSRLRVSTARGPGPEEVRQMLAMQRPFVSNLVVDGQHSRYATVVSVPVFVGSEFRYVLGVWIPVSVWQELIQQAGPPLDGFNTVFDSRNVVIARTLLPERFVGEPLAPQAVALTRKTAEGSQLTDLLGGGSTLTAWQHIPSIDWGVAVGIPAEPVRVAQREAMAAALATAVGCLLLGMVLAMSIARRVTGPLHALATPGVEPPTSRIHVREISGLRDALLTARAQDQTAREGLQRKADEFETLFNNSPIGLAFAQDRDGAQVVQNPAMLELLGLGGGAGAVERTVCHRGQPLPPERQPLQRAAASGQAVGPIELELHAEGQASVFVIANAAPLRTPSGAPRGAIGAMVDISARKQAEQSRAALMTLEQSARLEAEAANRAKDEFLAMLGHELRNPLSAMASAVDVLERVAPDAELAATARTVISRQTAHLARMMDDLLDVARVISGKVLLSRHSVNLGPLLRRVSDTLQVTGDGQRHTVTFSPVDVWVDADPTRLEQVVNNLLTNAIKYTPPGGTIRVEAEATDGEAVLRVADNGLGIPPSLLPRIFELFVQGERTLDRRAGGLGIGLTLVRRIVELHGGTVGARSSSSGSTFEVRLPRIDAPAVGPEPERPAAFRPLRVLVVDDNTDALTLLQSMLELDGHRVSGAVDGESGLAALLAQRPDAAVVDIGLPLLDGYGVATRARAAGYPGRLIALSGYGQGGDVRRALVAGFDAHLVKPVVPAQLKQLLLAP, encoded by the coding sequence ATGTACGCGGCTCGACGACACCTGCTTCGCCGCTTCCGGCCTTCATGGCCCACGGCTTCGCTGCGCACGTACCTCGTGCTGCTGCTGCTCATCGCCACCGTGCCCAGCGCGGTGCTGATGTGCTACCAGATCGTGGCCAACGTGGCGGCGCAGGAGTCGCGCATGAAGGAGGAACTGCGCCGCAACGCGAACTCGCTCGCGCAGACGGTCGAGCGCGAGATCGCGTCGTCGATGGACGCGCTGGCCATCCTCGCGCAGAGCGATTCGCTGCAGCGCGGCGACGTGGTCCAGTTCGAGGTCTTCCTCAACCGCAGCCCCGTGCTGCGCACGAGCTGGAGCAGCGCGTTCCTGCTCGACGTGGGCGACCGCGGGCGCGTGGTGTTCAACACGTCCCGCCTGCGTGTGTCCACCGCGCGGGGACCGGGGCCCGAGGAGGTGCGGCAGATGCTCGCCATGCAGCGGCCCTTCGTGTCGAACCTCGTGGTCGACGGCCAGCATTCGCGCTACGCCACCGTGGTGTCCGTGCCCGTCTTCGTGGGCTCGGAGTTCCGCTACGTGCTGGGCGTGTGGATCCCGGTGTCGGTGTGGCAGGAGCTCATCCAGCAGGCGGGTCCGCCGCTCGACGGCTTCAACACGGTGTTCGACAGCCGCAACGTCGTGATCGCACGCACGCTGCTGCCCGAGCGTTTCGTGGGCGAGCCGCTCGCGCCGCAGGCCGTGGCCCTCACGCGGAAGACGGCCGAGGGGTCGCAGCTCACCGACCTGCTGGGCGGCGGCTCCACGCTCACCGCGTGGCAGCACATCCCCAGCATCGACTGGGGCGTGGCCGTGGGCATTCCGGCCGAACCTGTGCGGGTCGCGCAGCGCGAGGCGATGGCCGCCGCGCTCGCGACCGCGGTGGGCTGCCTGCTGCTGGGCATGGTGCTCGCGATGTCGATCGCGCGGCGGGTCACGGGCCCGCTGCACGCGCTGGCCACGCCGGGGGTGGAGCCGCCCACGTCGCGCATCCACGTGCGCGAGATCTCCGGCCTGCGCGACGCGCTGCTCACGGCTCGCGCGCAGGACCAGACCGCGCGGGAGGGCCTGCAGCGCAAGGCCGACGAGTTCGAGACCCTCTTCAACAACAGCCCCATCGGCCTCGCGTTCGCGCAGGACCGCGACGGCGCGCAGGTCGTGCAGAACCCCGCGATGCTCGAGCTGCTGGGGCTGGGGGGCGGGGCGGGGGCCGTGGAACGCACGGTGTGCCACCGCGGCCAGCCGCTGCCACCGGAGCGTCAGCCGCTGCAGCGGGCCGCGGCCTCGGGCCAGGCCGTGGGGCCCATCGAGCTGGAGCTGCACGCCGAGGGGCAGGCCTCGGTGTTCGTGATCGCGAACGCCGCGCCGCTGCGCACGCCGTCGGGCGCGCCCCGCGGCGCCATCGGCGCGATGGTGGACATCAGCGCGCGCAAGCAGGCCGAGCAGTCACGCGCGGCGCTCATGACGCTGGAGCAGTCGGCCCGCCTCGAGGCCGAGGCCGCCAACCGCGCGAAGGACGAGTTCCTCGCGATGCTGGGCCACGAACTGCGCAACCCGCTGAGCGCGATGGCCTCCGCCGTGGACGTGCTGGAGCGGGTGGCGCCCGACGCCGAACTCGCGGCCACGGCCCGCACCGTCATCTCGCGGCAGACGGCGCACCTCGCGCGCATGATGGACGACCTGCTCGACGTGGCCCGGGTCATCTCGGGCAAGGTGCTGCTGTCGCGCCACAGCGTGAACCTCGGGCCGTTGCTTCGGCGGGTGTCCGACACGCTGCAGGTCACCGGCGACGGCCAGCGGCACACGGTCACGTTTTCGCCGGTCGACGTGTGGGTCGACGCCGACCCCACGCGCCTGGAGCAGGTGGTGAACAACCTGCTGACCAATGCGATCAAGTACACGCCGCCCGGCGGCACCATCCGCGTGGAGGCCGAGGCGACGGACGGCGAGGCCGTGCTTCGCGTGGCCGACAACGGCCTGGGTATCCCGCCGTCGCTGCTGCCGCGCATCTTCGAGCTGTTCGTGCAGGGCGAACGCACCCTCGACCGCCGCGCCGGTGGCCTCGGCATCGGCCTCACGCTCGTGCGGCGCATCGTCGAACTGCACGGCGGCACGGTGGGGGCACGCAGCTCGTCGTCCGGGTCCACGTTCGAGGTGCGGCTGCCACGCATCGACGCGCCGGCCGTGGGGCCCGAGCCCGAACGGCCCGCGGCCTTCCGGCCGCTGCGCGTGCTGGTGGTCGACGACAACACCGACGCGCTCACGCTGCTGCAGTCGATGCTCGAACTCGACGGCCACCGCGTGTCGGGTGCGGTCGACGGCGAGTCGGGCCTCGCGGCGCTGCTGGCGCAGCGGCCCGACGCCGCCGTGGTCGACATCGGCCTGCCGCTGCTCGACGGCTACGGCGTGGCCACGCGCGCCCGCGCGGCGGGCTACCCGGGCCGGCTGATCGCGCTGTCCGGGTACGGGCAGGGCGGCGACGTGCGGCGCGCGCTCGTCGCCGGCTTCGATGCCCACCTCGTCAAGCCCGTCGTGCCGGCGCAGCTCAAGCAGCTGCTGCTGGCCCCTTGA